The proteins below come from a single Asanoa ferruginea genomic window:
- a CDS encoding hydroxymethylglutaryl-CoA reductase yields MNTDQDLTAGVPMKWVGPLRISGNVGAIETAVPLATYESPLWPSVGRGARISMMVEPGIVATLVDERMTRSVLVRATDAQTAYLASLEVDARLDELRAIVRTCGRFVELLGFHHEITANLLFLRFDFSTGDASGHNMATLAADALLTHILRTVPGISYGSISGNYCTDKKATAVNGILGRGKNVVTELLVPRELVHRSLRTTARAIAELNVHKNLIGTLLAGGIRSANAHYANMLLGFYLATGQDAANIVEGSQGVTVAEDRDGDLYFSCTVPNLIVGTVGNGKGLDFVEANLTRLGCRDTRQPGENARRLAVIAAATVLCGELSLLAAQTNPGELMHAHVRLERADTTAKIGG; encoded by the coding sequence ATGAACACGGATCAGGACCTGACCGCCGGTGTGCCGATGAAGTGGGTCGGACCGCTGCGGATCTCTGGAAACGTGGGCGCGATCGAGACGGCGGTGCCGCTGGCTACCTACGAGTCGCCGTTGTGGCCATCCGTGGGCCGGGGCGCACGGATCTCCATGATGGTCGAGCCGGGCATCGTGGCGACTCTGGTCGACGAGCGGATGACTCGGTCCGTCCTCGTTCGCGCAACCGACGCGCAGACCGCGTACCTCGCCTCGCTAGAGGTCGACGCGCGACTCGACGAACTGCGCGCGATCGTGCGTACCTGCGGCAGGTTCGTCGAACTGCTCGGGTTCCACCACGAGATCACGGCGAACCTGCTGTTCCTGCGGTTCGACTTCAGCACCGGGGACGCATCGGGACACAACATGGCCACGCTCGCGGCCGACGCTCTGCTGACACACATCCTGCGGACGGTCCCTGGGATCTCGTACGGCTCGATCTCCGGAAACTACTGCACCGACAAGAAGGCGACCGCGGTCAACGGCATCCTCGGCCGCGGCAAGAACGTGGTTACCGAGTTGCTGGTGCCCCGGGAGCTCGTCCACCGGTCGCTGCGCACCACCGCGCGAGCGATCGCGGAGCTCAACGTGCACAAGAACCTGATCGGCACCCTCCTGGCCGGCGGCATCCGCTCCGCCAACGCCCACTACGCGAACATGCTGCTCGGGTTCTACCTGGCCACCGGCCAGGACGCGGCCAACATCGTGGAGGGCTCCCAAGGTGTCACCGTCGCCGAGGACCGCGACGGCGATCTGTACTTCTCCTGCACCGTGCCGAACCTGATCGTCGGCACTGTCGGCAACGGCAAGGGCCTCGACTTCGTCGAGGCCAACCTGACCCGGCTCGGCTGCCGGGACACCCGCCAACCCGGTGAAAACGCGCGCCGGCTCGCGGTCATCGCCGCCGCGACGGTGCTGTGCGGGGAGCTGTCGTTGCTTGCCGCTCAGACGAATCCCGGCGAGCTGATGCACGCACACGTCCGGCTCGAACGTGCCGATACAACCGCGAAGATCGGAGGGTAG
- the mvk gene encoding mevalonate kinase, with protein MSTAKSLTFTGRQPAEGTRVGIGRAHGKAILLGEHAVVYGAPALAIPVPQLAATATATRRTDPGDSADRVSFAVSGSGGTSATPFGSADLEELVSVFKERTAVTERMSVNVLIDSAVPRGAGLGSSAACARAAVLALADLFDRRLDARAVFDLVQVSETLAHGRASGIDALAAGATSALYFRDGAARELPIAVADYAATNSRRWTSASDVHRPWGFDGIFVIADSGVAGNTKDAVELLRDRFQRAPQELDAFVRQVSSLTIGALYDLGRGRVADFGERLTENHRLLREIGISTGQIDSMVDAALAAGGLGAKVSGGGLGGCMIALAADLASAGAVAERLRTAGATRSWLVPVGRFATHGS; from the coding sequence ATGTCGACCGCGAAATCACTCACCTTCACAGGCCGCCAACCGGCTGAAGGCACCCGCGTCGGTATCGGGCGCGCCCACGGCAAAGCCATCCTGCTCGGGGAGCACGCGGTCGTCTATGGCGCACCCGCATTGGCCATCCCCGTTCCGCAGTTGGCGGCGACCGCGACGGCCACCCGGCGCACGGATCCGGGCGACAGCGCGGACCGGGTCTCATTCGCCGTCAGCGGATCGGGCGGCACGTCCGCGACGCCCTTCGGCTCGGCCGACCTGGAGGAGCTCGTGTCGGTCTTCAAGGAGCGAACCGCCGTCACGGAACGGATGTCCGTCAACGTGCTCATCGACTCAGCCGTGCCGCGGGGCGCTGGACTCGGCTCGAGCGCCGCATGCGCGCGCGCTGCGGTACTCGCGCTGGCGGACCTTTTCGACCGCAGGCTAGACGCCCGCGCGGTATTCGATCTCGTGCAGGTTTCAGAAACGTTGGCACACGGCCGCGCGAGCGGCATCGACGCCCTCGCCGCCGGCGCGACATCCGCGCTCTACTTCCGCGACGGCGCGGCACGCGAACTGCCCATCGCAGTCGCTGACTACGCTGCGACCAACTCTCGCCGCTGGACCTCCGCCTCTGACGTGCATCGGCCCTGGGGCTTCGACGGGATCTTCGTCATTGCGGACAGCGGCGTGGCCGGCAACACCAAGGATGCGGTGGAGCTGTTGCGCGACAGGTTTCAGCGCGCTCCGCAGGAATTGGACGCGTTCGTTCGCCAGGTGTCGAGCCTGACGATCGGAGCTTTGTACGACCTCGGGCGCGGCCGGGTCGCCGACTTCGGTGAGCGCCTGACCGAGAACCACCGACTGCTGCGCGAGATCGGGATCAGCACGGGTCAGATCGACTCCATGGTCGACGCGGCTCTCGCGGCCGGCGGGTTGGGCGCCAAGGTCAGTGGCGGCGGGCTGGGTGGCTGCATGATCGCGCTGGCGGCCGACCTGGCGAGCGCCGGCGCGGTCGCTGAACGACTCCGCACCGCCGGCGCCACCCGCAGTTGGCTCGTGCCGGTGGGGAGGTTCGCGACCCATGGCAGTTGA
- a CDS encoding phosphomevalonate kinase yields the protein MTGPRTVSRRAPGKLFIAGEYAVLEPGHPAILVAVDREVTATVSTGGDTDAVVESDLCIGPTRLRRHDGGFVGIDDGDRSRVQHDLSHVVSAIEVVDALLTERGQSLPAVHVSISSRLHRDGVKFGLGSSGAVTVATVTAVAACAGMDLSPDERFRLSMLATGAGSSGGDLAASAWGGWIAYQAPDRAAVRDMALRDGIGRAMCAPWPGFAVRMLPPPRDLTLEVGWTGQPAKTSVLAGRLRSRGLPQPSFLARSDERVRAAIHALDHGDDDALLSEVRGARQVLADLDDDFGLGIFTAKLTALCAAAEAIGAAAKPSGAGGGDCGIALLDAAAATDVVRLREQWAEAGVLPLPIRVQPTKGSEA from the coding sequence GTGACAGGCCCGCGAACGGTCAGCCGGCGCGCTCCCGGCAAGCTCTTCATCGCCGGCGAGTACGCCGTGCTCGAACCCGGGCACCCGGCGATCCTGGTCGCCGTGGACCGGGAGGTGACCGCCACGGTGTCGACCGGCGGCGACACCGACGCCGTGGTCGAATCCGACCTGTGCATCGGGCCGACGCGGCTGCGGCGACACGACGGCGGTTTCGTGGGAATCGACGACGGCGACCGCAGCCGCGTGCAGCACGACCTCAGCCACGTGGTGTCGGCGATCGAGGTGGTCGACGCGCTGCTGACCGAGCGCGGCCAGTCGCTTCCGGCGGTGCATGTCTCGATCAGCAGCCGCCTGCACCGCGACGGCGTCAAGTTCGGGCTGGGCTCGAGCGGCGCCGTCACGGTCGCCACCGTCACCGCGGTCGCCGCGTGTGCCGGCATGGACCTGTCTCCCGACGAGCGCTTCCGTCTGTCCATGCTCGCGACCGGCGCCGGATCGTCCGGGGGCGATCTGGCTGCCAGCGCCTGGGGCGGATGGATCGCCTACCAGGCACCCGACCGCGCCGCCGTCCGCGACATGGCGCTACGGGACGGTATCGGGCGCGCCATGTGCGCGCCGTGGCCGGGCTTCGCCGTGCGCATGCTGCCGCCGCCGCGCGACCTGACCCTGGAGGTGGGGTGGACAGGCCAACCGGCGAAGACGTCCGTGTTGGCCGGCCGGCTACGAAGCCGGGGCTTGCCGCAGCCGAGCTTCCTTGCACGCAGTGACGAGCGGGTCCGGGCCGCGATCCACGCTCTCGACCATGGAGACGACGACGCGCTGCTGAGCGAGGTTCGGGGGGCTCGCCAGGTGCTCGCCGACCTGGACGACGACTTTGGGCTCGGCATCTTCACCGCCAAGCTCACCGCGCTCTGCGCGGCGGCGGAGGCGATCGGCGCGGCGGCCAAGCCATCGGGCGCCGGGGGAGGCGACTGCGGCATCGCGTTGCTGGACGCTGCCGCTGCCACAGACGTCGTACGGCTGCGGGAGCAGTGGGCCGAGGCCGGGGTGCTTCCCCTGCCGATTCGGGTCCAGCCCACGAAGGGGAGCGAAGCATGA
- a CDS encoding aromatic prenyltransferase, producing the protein MELYSTIEESARLLDVPCSRDTVWPILSTYEEAFTHPAAVVAFRVATALRHAGELDCRFRTHPDVRDPYALALSKGLTPATDHPVGTLLSDIHDRCFVESHGIDFGVVGGFKKIYGAFTPDDLQEVSKLAAIPAMPRSLAENAEFFVRHGLDDRVGVLGIDYPNRTVNVYFNDVPAESFEPTSIHSTLAELGMAEPTEQMLKLGGKAFGLYVTLGWDSPKIERICYAAATTDLTKLPVPVEPAIEKFVQSVPYGGDDRKFVYGVALTPHGEYYKLESHYKWKPGAVNFI; encoded by the coding sequence GTGGAGCTCTACTCCACCATCGAGGAATCGGCCCGGCTGCTGGACGTGCCGTGCTCACGTGACACGGTCTGGCCCATCCTGTCCACCTACGAGGAGGCGTTCACGCATCCTGCCGCCGTGGTCGCGTTCCGGGTGGCGACCGCGCTGCGGCACGCGGGCGAGCTGGATTGTCGATTCAGGACACACCCAGACGTCCGTGACCCCTACGCCCTTGCCCTTTCGAAGGGCCTGACGCCGGCGACGGACCACCCGGTGGGCACGCTGCTGTCGGACATTCACGACCGGTGTTTCGTCGAGAGTCATGGCATCGACTTCGGCGTCGTCGGCGGTTTCAAGAAGATCTACGGCGCGTTCACGCCGGACGACCTTCAGGAAGTGTCGAAGCTAGCCGCCATCCCGGCCATGCCGCGCAGCCTTGCCGAGAACGCCGAGTTCTTCGTCCGACACGGCCTGGACGACCGCGTCGGAGTGCTGGGGATCGACTATCCCAACCGCACGGTGAACGTCTACTTCAACGACGTTCCCGCCGAGAGCTTCGAGCCGACCTCCATTCATTCGACGCTTGCCGAACTTGGGATGGCCGAACCCACCGAGCAGATGCTCAAACTCGGCGGGAAAGCGTTCGGGCTCTACGTGACGCTCGGATGGGACTCGCCGAAAATCGAGCGCATCTGCTACGCCGCCGCCACCACCGACCTGACAAAACTGCCTGTTCCCGTCGAGCCCGCGATCGAGAAGTTCGTGCAGAGCGTCCCGTACGGTGGCGATGACCGCAAATTCGTCTACGGCGTCGCGCTCACTCCTCACGGCGAGTACTACAAGCTCGAATCGCATTATAAATGGAAGCCTGGCGCGGTGAATTTCATCTGA
- a CDS encoding DUF6220 domain-containing protein: MRKAFAGVAALLMVVVVIQFFLAGSGAFDNGPVDEAFKPHRSLGYLTVILAIVLTLAAAVARMPGRIIGLAGLVAGLTLLQPVIAVVAKGFGDEGTTTTAGQIVFGLHAVNGLVIMAVLRNVLMASRQQAAPAHSARTAS; encoded by the coding sequence ATGCGCAAAGCGTTCGCTGGCGTCGCCGCGTTGTTGATGGTCGTGGTCGTCATTCAGTTCTTCCTGGCCGGCTCCGGCGCATTCGACAATGGGCCGGTCGACGAGGCGTTCAAACCGCACCGCTCCCTCGGCTACCTGACTGTCATCCTGGCCATCGTCCTGACATTGGCCGCCGCCGTTGCGAGGATGCCTGGTCGGATCATCGGTCTGGCCGGCCTCGTCGCCGGGCTCACGCTCCTGCAACCGGTGATCGCTGTCGTCGCCAAGGGTTTCGGTGACGAAGGGACCACGACCACGGCCGGGCAGATCGTGTTCGGCCTGCACGCCGTCAACGGCCTGGTCATCATGGCGGTGCTTCGCAACGTCCTGATGGCGTCGCGGCAGCAGGCGGCCCCGGCGCACAGCGCGCGGACGGCCAGCTAG
- the mvaD gene encoding diphosphomevalonate decarboxylase, producing the protein MAVDHTAVAHPNIALIKYWGKRDEKLVIPNADSLSMTLDVFPTVTTVRVSPDERADRVTLDGAAAEGEPRQRITAFLDLVRELAGRSEAATVDTRNAVPTGAGLASSASGFAALAVAAGAAYGLDLDPTALSRLARRGSASAARSVFGGFAICYASRGISADADLNAYAEPLSVPDFDPALVIAVVNAGPKPVSSRAAMRLTVETSPLYWPWVQASRTDLAAMRTALRRGDLDEVGEIAERNALGMHATMLAARPAVRYLSPATVAVLDSVLLLRADGVSAYATMDAGPNVKVLCHPADAPRVAETVRAAAPGSAVVTARRGPGAGLRTRYQR; encoded by the coding sequence ATGGCAGTTGACCACACGGCCGTCGCCCACCCCAACATCGCGCTGATCAAGTACTGGGGCAAGCGTGACGAGAAGCTGGTGATCCCCAACGCTGACAGCCTCTCGATGACGTTGGACGTGTTCCCGACCGTGACCACCGTCCGGGTCAGCCCCGACGAGCGGGCAGATCGGGTGACGCTCGACGGCGCAGCCGCGGAAGGCGAGCCACGGCAACGCATCACCGCGTTTCTCGATCTCGTCCGGGAGTTGGCCGGACGGTCCGAGGCGGCCACGGTGGATACCCGCAACGCCGTACCCACCGGAGCCGGGCTCGCCTCGTCGGCGAGTGGGTTCGCCGCCCTGGCCGTCGCCGCCGGCGCGGCGTACGGTCTCGATCTCGATCCCACTGCGTTGTCGCGCCTGGCTCGGCGTGGATCCGCGTCGGCGGCCCGGTCGGTCTTCGGCGGTTTCGCGATCTGTTACGCGAGCCGGGGTATCTCCGCGGACGCGGACCTCAACGCCTACGCCGAGCCGTTGTCGGTGCCCGACTTCGACCCGGCACTGGTGATCGCGGTGGTGAACGCCGGCCCGAAGCCGGTGTCGAGCCGCGCGGCGATGCGGCTAACCGTGGAGACGTCGCCGCTCTACTGGCCGTGGGTGCAGGCGAGCCGGACCGACCTGGCCGCGATGCGCACAGCGCTGCGCCGCGGCGACCTTGACGAGGTCGGCGAGATCGCCGAGCGCAACGCCCTTGGTATGCACGCCACGATGCTCGCCGCGCGCCCGGCAGTGCGCTACCTGTCGCCCGCCACCGTTGCCGTGCTCGACAGTGTCCTGCTGCTGCGGGCTGACGGGGTGTCGGCGTACGCGACGATGGACGCCGGGCCGAACGTCAAGGTCCTCTGCCACCCCGCGGACGCGCCCCGGGTCGCCGAGACCGTGCGCGCCGCCGCGCCCGGATCCGCGGTAGTCACCGCCCGCCGTGGGCCCGGCGCCGGACTTCGAACGCGGTACCAGCGGTGA
- a CDS encoding DUF6069 family protein: protein MAAIAPKPLPRLVRILRTGPVWSVGILAALAAAVVTEAFSLLARVAGVPMAAAGVWEQHAAHIPIGYIARSVVLWSIGGIVLAVALDRWARRPARTFVITTVAFTTLSLAAPVLARDTAVSTQIVLAGAHVIAASVVIAILARRLAAGR from the coding sequence TTGGCCGCGATAGCACCCAAGCCCCTGCCCCGTCTGGTCCGGATTCTGCGCACCGGACCAGTGTGGTCGGTCGGCATCCTGGCCGCTCTCGCCGCCGCCGTCGTGACGGAGGCGTTCTCACTTCTGGCCCGGGTCGCCGGCGTTCCGATGGCCGCAGCTGGCGTGTGGGAGCAGCATGCGGCGCACATCCCCATTGGCTACATCGCCCGCAGCGTCGTGCTCTGGTCGATCGGCGGGATCGTCCTCGCGGTAGCGCTGGACCGCTGGGCCAGGAGACCCGCACGGACGTTCGTCATCACCACGGTCGCGTTCACCACGCTCTCCCTCGCCGCACCCGTCCTGGCCCGCGACACCGCGGTTTCGACCCAGATCGTGCTGGCGGGCGCGCACGTAATAGCTGCCTCCGTGGTCATCGCCATCCTGGCGAGGCGGCTCGCCGCCGGCCGTTGA
- a CDS encoding sensor histidine kinase: MRTGMSTLWGRFRSWIIAVCIAIGLLTVALASDHAATDYELVGYVLLVISGLALGISGWAPIPVLVVTGLCALGYNAIGFDVPAVGYLWAVYATVRAGHRIVALVASLVMLVTLPLAIMASPLDGPTKEALAQARHVLELAWLVAAAAAGEALRLAERRADDAERTREETARHRATQERLHIARELHDSLTHQISIIKVQSEVAVHIARKRGEEVAESLLAIQQASREASRELRATLETLRDENESPSHGLDHLPQLLAGARGIGLTTTLTVEGERQDMPDAVDRTAYRIIQESLTNTARHSGSATASIRIAYLPDGLTIRVDDNGTAKPDSSAAPGVGLVGMRERVTALGGRLRAEARHEGGFTVQAELPVAQIS, translated from the coding sequence ATGAGGACGGGTATGTCCACGCTCTGGGGTCGGTTCAGGAGTTGGATCATCGCGGTCTGCATCGCGATAGGTCTGCTGACCGTCGCGCTGGCCTCGGACCACGCCGCCACCGACTATGAGCTGGTCGGCTACGTCCTGTTGGTGATCAGTGGGCTCGCACTGGGCATCAGCGGATGGGCACCGATTCCCGTCCTGGTTGTCACGGGCCTGTGTGCGTTGGGCTACAACGCCATCGGGTTCGACGTTCCCGCAGTCGGATACCTATGGGCGGTCTACGCGACCGTACGCGCCGGGCACCGGATCGTCGCGTTGGTCGCGAGCCTCGTCATGCTGGTCACGCTGCCACTGGCGATCATGGCCTCGCCCCTCGACGGCCCCACGAAAGAGGCCTTGGCACAGGCGCGCCACGTCCTCGAACTGGCGTGGTTGGTCGCGGCCGCGGCCGCGGGTGAGGCGCTGCGGCTGGCGGAGCGGCGGGCAGACGACGCGGAGCGCACCCGCGAGGAGACCGCGCGTCACCGCGCCACCCAGGAGCGCTTGCACATCGCGCGTGAGCTGCACGACTCGCTCACCCACCAGATCTCGATCATCAAGGTGCAGTCCGAGGTCGCGGTCCACATCGCCCGCAAGCGCGGAGAAGAGGTCGCGGAGTCCCTGCTGGCTATCCAGCAGGCGAGTCGCGAGGCGAGCCGCGAGCTGCGAGCGACGCTCGAGACCCTGCGCGACGAGAACGAGTCGCCGTCCCACGGGCTCGATCACCTACCGCAGCTGTTGGCGGGTGCTCGTGGCATCGGGCTGACCACCACCCTGACGGTCGAGGGGGAACGGCAGGACATGCCAGACGCGGTGGACCGCACCGCGTATCGGATCATCCAGGAGTCGCTCACCAACACCGCTCGGCACTCCGGCTCGGCGACGGCTTCGATCCGGATCGCCTACCTCCCGGACGGGCTCACCATCCGGGTCGACGACAACGGCACAGCGAAACCGGATTCCTCCGCCGCACCCGGGGTCGGACTGGTGGGGATGCGCGAACGAGTCACCGCCCTGGGCGGCCGCCTCCGGGCGGAAGCCCGCCACGAGGGTGGATTCACTGTCCAAGCCGAGCTTCCGGTGGCGCAAATCTCATGA
- a CDS encoding hydroxymethylglutaryl-CoA synthase, protein MPSEIAIGIHDLSIASTQYMLTHATLAAQNGANLGKYERGIGQRSMSMPALDEDIVTMAAAAAAPILQRHSADRIRTVVFATESAVDQAKAAGIHVHSLLGLPSATRVVELKQACYGGTAGLQFAVSLVHRDPAEQVLVIASDLSKYDLGSPGEATQGAAAVAMLVSAAPALVRVDEPSGLFTADVMDFWRPNYRTTALVDGRESISAYLQAVEGTWKDYTERGGRSLGEFSAFCYHQPFTKMAHKAHVHLLNYCGREVDTGAVDRAVGPTTAYNAVIGNSYTASMYLGLAALLDNADDLSNRTIGFLSYGSGAVAEFFAGTVTPGYRAHLRSAAHRAVISRRQEIDYARYRAIHEHAFPVDGGNYPVPRETTGPFRLAGLSGHKRIYELTSNPHLEA, encoded by the coding sequence ATGCCCAGCGAGATCGCCATCGGAATTCACGACCTCTCGATCGCGTCGACGCAGTACATGCTGACGCACGCGACGCTGGCCGCGCAGAACGGCGCGAACCTCGGCAAGTACGAAAGAGGGATAGGCCAGCGCTCGATGAGCATGCCTGCCCTCGACGAAGACATCGTGACCATGGCGGCCGCCGCGGCCGCTCCGATCCTGCAGCGGCACAGCGCCGACCGGATCCGCACGGTCGTCTTCGCGACCGAGTCGGCGGTCGACCAGGCGAAGGCAGCGGGCATTCATGTCCACTCGCTGCTCGGGTTGCCCTCCGCGACTCGCGTGGTCGAGCTCAAGCAGGCGTGTTACGGCGGCACGGCAGGTTTGCAGTTCGCGGTCAGCCTGGTCCATCGCGACCCCGCGGAGCAGGTCCTCGTCATCGCCAGCGACCTCTCCAAGTACGACCTCGGTAGTCCGGGCGAAGCCACCCAGGGCGCGGCAGCGGTCGCGATGCTGGTCAGCGCCGCACCAGCGCTGGTGCGCGTCGACGAACCGTCCGGCTTGTTCACCGCCGACGTCATGGACTTCTGGCGACCGAACTATCGCACGACCGCGCTGGTCGACGGGCGCGAGTCCATTTCCGCCTACCTACAGGCGGTGGAGGGCACGTGGAAGGACTACACCGAGCGGGGCGGTCGTTCCCTCGGGGAGTTCAGCGCCTTCTGCTACCACCAGCCGTTCACGAAGATGGCCCACAAAGCACACGTCCACCTGCTCAACTACTGCGGGCGCGAGGTCGACACGGGCGCGGTCGACCGCGCCGTCGGACCGACGACGGCGTACAACGCCGTGATCGGCAATAGCTACACCGCTTCGATGTACCTGGGGCTCGCGGCGCTGCTCGACAACGCCGACGACCTCTCCAACCGGACTATCGGCTTCCTCAGTTACGGATCCGGCGCGGTCGCGGAGTTCTTCGCCGGCACGGTGACCCCGGGCTACCGCGCCCACCTGCGATCGGCGGCGCACCGTGCGGTGATCAGCCGGCGGCAGGAGATCGACTACGCCAGGTACCGCGCGATCCACGAGCACGCCTTTCCGGTGGACGGGGGGAACTACCCCGTGCCACGCGAGACGACGGGGCCGTTCCGGTTGGCCGGCCTGTCCGGCCACAAGCGCATCTATGAGCTGACCAGCAACCCGCACCTGGAGGCGTGA
- a CDS encoding multicopper oxidase family protein → MTTVQLILLDHGVALAVVAAWFATGVAVAGRRHRLASGLLIAAAAATVVRLATVAALSSRGWWFVQEKVLLGLPMLVIAGLAAVVIAGPPLWAARRTSGGGLVALLTAAYAALAGLLVTLLAGYPLAWSTALIAVAFVGAASLLTVRVVAAPVPRGEAKDSRAHADGSRMSRRSFLGLAGGLATLAAGGGGVALLFRRPAAVAADGRVSVTDLRGPDGPAPGGITRRHTLTARTAAVPLPSGGSVDAWTYEGQLPGPAITAMEGDLIEVTLRNVDIADGVTVHWHGYDVPCGEDGAPGVTQHAVTPGGEFVYRFRADQVGTYWYHTHQASHPAVRRGLYGTLVVRPRTGQELEELDLTLPVHTFDNTTILGDRAGRTIHVVRPGALVRLRLINTDSTPHRFALTGVTFRVAAVDGRDLHRPGEVREIGLRLPAGGRYDVVLAMPDTPVALLLDNDGNDGVLLRPAGYIGDDPAPPDVGDWPELDLLRYGEPVTAPFDVDHADRRFTIVLDRALATVDGRPTFAQTVDRRGYPSIPDHVVAEGDIVRFTVVNRSLETHPWHLHGHPVLVLSRDGTRSSGSPLWVDTFDVRPGEVWDVAFRADNPGIWMNHCHNLPHQEQGMMLRLAYEDVHSPFAHADHSGAAAVNGRRRAASPGWR, encoded by the coding sequence ATGACCACGGTCCAACTGATCCTGCTGGACCACGGTGTCGCACTGGCGGTCGTCGCCGCCTGGTTCGCGACCGGTGTCGCCGTAGCCGGCCGCCGCCACCGGCTCGCGTCGGGGCTGCTTATCGCAGCGGCGGCGGCGACCGTCGTGCGACTGGCCACCGTGGCTGCATTGTCCAGCCGCGGCTGGTGGTTCGTGCAGGAGAAGGTCCTCCTCGGCCTCCCGATGCTCGTCATCGCCGGGCTAGCAGCAGTGGTCATCGCTGGACCTCCTCTCTGGGCAGCGCGCCGCACCTCAGGTGGTGGGCTCGTCGCACTGCTGACCGCGGCGTACGCCGCGCTGGCCGGCCTGTTGGTGACCCTCCTCGCCGGCTACCCGCTGGCGTGGAGCACGGCTCTGATCGCCGTGGCGTTCGTCGGTGCTGCCTCTCTCCTGACCGTGCGCGTGGTCGCGGCGCCGGTGCCGCGCGGTGAGGCCAAGGATTCGAGGGCACATGCTGACGGGTCCAGGATGTCCCGGCGCAGCTTTCTGGGTCTGGCAGGCGGCCTGGCCACCCTGGCCGCCGGCGGCGGCGGTGTCGCCCTGCTGTTCCGGAGGCCAGCCGCGGTAGCAGCCGACGGGCGGGTATCAGTGACCGATCTGCGGGGGCCCGATGGACCCGCGCCAGGTGGCATTACCCGGCGACACACCCTCACCGCTAGAACAGCCGCCGTCCCACTCCCGTCTGGGGGCAGCGTCGACGCGTGGACCTACGAGGGTCAATTGCCCGGCCCGGCGATCACCGCCATGGAGGGCGACCTGATCGAGGTCACGCTCCGTAACGTCGATATCGCGGATGGCGTCACCGTGCACTGGCATGGCTACGACGTGCCGTGCGGTGAAGACGGTGCGCCGGGTGTCACGCAGCACGCGGTCACCCCCGGCGGCGAGTTCGTCTACCGGTTCCGCGCCGACCAGGTCGGAACCTACTGGTACCACACCCATCAGGCATCGCATCCGGCTGTACGCAGGGGGCTCTACGGCACGCTCGTCGTTCGGCCGCGGACCGGGCAAGAGCTCGAGGAACTGGATCTCACGTTGCCGGTGCACACGTTCGACAACACGACGATCCTCGGGGACCGGGCAGGCCGGACCATCCACGTCGTCCGTCCGGGCGCGCTGGTACGGCTGCGGTTGATCAATACGGATTCGACTCCACACCGATTCGCGCTCACCGGCGTGACATTCCGGGTGGCGGCGGTCGACGGGCGGGACCTGCACCGCCCTGGCGAGGTCCGCGAGATCGGGTTGCGTCTGCCGGCAGGCGGACGCTATGACGTCGTCCTTGCCATGCCGGACACGCCGGTCGCACTCCTGCTCGACAACGACGGGAATGATGGAGTGTTGTTACGCCCGGCCGGGTACATCGGTGACGACCCGGCTCCGCCCGACGTGGGCGACTGGCCGGAGCTCGATCTGCTCCGCTACGGCGAACCGGTGACCGCGCCGTTCGACGTCGACCACGCCGACCGGCGCTTCACGATCGTGTTGGACCGTGCCCTGGCGACCGTCGACGGTCGCCCCACGTTCGCGCAGACCGTCGACCGGCGCGGATACCCGTCGATTCCCGACCACGTCGTAGCAGAGGGAGACATCGTCCGTTTCACCGTGGTCAACCGGAGCCTGGAAACCCACCCCTGGCACCTGCACGGCCACCCGGTGCTGGTCCTCTCCCGGGACGGGACGCGATCGTCGGGCAGCCCGCTGTGGGTGGACACCTTCGACGTGCGGCCCGGGGAGGTCTGGGACGTGGCGTTCCGGGCCGACAACCCGGGGATCTGGATGAACCACTGCCACAACCTGCCGCATCAGGAGCAGGGCATGATGCTCCGGCTCGCCTATGAGGACGTCCACTCGCCCTTCGCACACGCTGACCACTCCGGTGCGGCGGCGGTCAACGGCCGGCGGCGAGCCGCCTCGCCAGGATGGCGATGA